A window from Kovacikia minuta CCNUW1 encodes these proteins:
- a CDS encoding Nramp family divalent metal transporter → MLRWSLPKIPTAPFCPSEVQGSVQIPSTGSSWRKLLAFLGPGLLVSVGYMDPGNWATDIEGGARFGYSLLSVIFLSNLIAILLQALCVRLGIVAEQDLAQSCQRHFSRPINLMLWLFAEIAIIATDLAEILGSALALNLLFHLPLAWGVCITGFDLVVVLLLQGKGFRWLEAIILGLVATIALCFSIEILFSQPNWSDVFQGYVPTLDIVQQREKLYLAISILGATVMPHNLYLHSAIVQTRAYDKSLISQQEVIRYATLDSTVSLIGALFVNSAILIVSAATFHFSGNQQVAEIQDAYRLLAPLLGTGAASLLFGLALLASGQSSTFTGTIAGQVIMEGFLDWRIPCWLRRVITRTLAIVPALIGLALLGEQGVGRLLVLSQVILSLQLPFAIFPLILFTSNPHVMGKFANPGWLKVLVWAIGLVIAGLNIWLLGQFLVGDGN, encoded by the coding sequence ATGCTCCGCTGGAGTTTACCCAAAATCCCAACAGCTCCGTTTTGCCCCTCCGAAGTTCAAGGTTCGGTTCAAATTCCTTCGACAGGAAGTTCCTGGCGTAAACTGCTAGCGTTTCTGGGACCGGGACTGTTGGTATCGGTAGGGTATATGGACCCTGGCAACTGGGCGACCGACATTGAAGGCGGTGCCCGGTTCGGCTACAGCCTACTGAGTGTCATTTTTCTGTCTAATCTAATTGCAATTCTGCTGCAAGCGCTTTGTGTACGGCTTGGAATTGTGGCTGAGCAAGATTTGGCACAGAGTTGCCAGCGGCATTTCAGCCGTCCCATCAATTTAATGCTGTGGCTTTTTGCCGAAATTGCGATCATTGCCACTGATTTAGCAGAAATTCTGGGGAGTGCGTTGGCATTGAATCTGCTGTTCCATTTGCCCCTTGCCTGGGGTGTCTGTATTACAGGTTTTGATTTGGTAGTTGTACTATTGTTACAAGGGAAGGGGTTTCGCTGGCTCGAAGCAATCATTTTGGGGCTGGTTGCCACGATCGCCCTTTGCTTTTCGATCGAAATCTTGTTTTCCCAACCGAACTGGTCTGACGTTTTCCAGGGCTACGTCCCAACCCTGGATATTGTCCAACAACGGGAGAAGCTCTATCTTGCCATCAGCATTTTGGGTGCAACAGTGATGCCCCACAATCTGTACCTGCATTCTGCCATTGTGCAAACCCGCGCCTATGACAAATCCCTGATCAGCCAGCAAGAGGTCATTCGGTACGCCACTCTCGACTCTACGGTTTCTCTAATCGGAGCCTTATTTGTCAATTCCGCGATTTTAATTGTATCAGCAGCAACGTTTCACTTTTCTGGGAATCAACAGGTGGCAGAAATTCAGGATGCCTACCGACTGCTGGCTCCCTTGCTAGGAACGGGGGCTGCCAGTTTGCTGTTTGGGTTGGCCCTGTTGGCTTCTGGGCAAAGTTCCACCTTTACCGGCACGATTGCCGGACAGGTGATTATGGAAGGGTTTCTCGATTGGCGAATTCCCTGTTGGCTACGGCGCGTAATTACCCGCACGTTGGCGATCGTACCCGCGCTAATTGGGCTTGCCCTTCTAGGTGAACAGGGCGTTGGTAGGCTGCTGGTGTTGAGTCAAGTCATCCTGAGTTTACAATTACCCTTCGCCATCTTTCCCCTGATTCTGTTTACCAGTAATCCCCATGTCATGGGTAAGTTTGCCAATCCCGGCTGGCTCAAGGTGCTGGTATGGGCGATCGGGCTAGTCATTGCAGGTTTAAATATTTGGTTGTTGGGACAGTTCCTGGTCGGTGATGGAAACTAA
- a CDS encoding CAP domain-containing protein — MTGENIAAGYSTPEQVVQGWINSPGHRANLLNPSYTELGIGYYYLANDTGSVNYKSYWTQDFGSGDRNPSSNLPA, encoded by the coding sequence TTGACAGGAGAAAACATCGCAGCTGGCTATTCAACCCCTGAGCAGGTCGTTCAGGGTTGGATCAATAGCCCAGGGCACCGTGCCAATCTGCTGAACCCCAGTTACACAGAGCTTGGGATTGGCTACTACTACCTGGCAAACGACACAGGTAGCGTCAATTACAAGAGCTACTGGACTCAGGATTTCGGAAGTGGCGATCGCAATCCCAGCAGTAATTTGCCTGCTTAG
- a CDS encoding MerR family transcriptional regulator: MFKIGDFSRLSRVSIRTLRLYDEMDLLKPVCVDQFTGYRYYSASQLAQLNRIVALKDLGFSLKQIAKLLDEKIPPTQIRGMLRLKQAELQHQVELEQARLARVEARLSQIEYEDFVSKYDIVLKKSESQTVAAMRDILPTCDRIAQLHSELENYLSAQSITIVGFPQTIWHDAEYRRQDVDAEAVVPINQSLTTTERFRTYQLPEIGQMACVIHHGSYDSIFQAFNALSQWIEANHFLIVGPNREVYLHPQALEAKVSQVVRTVVNNRSDSVVEVQFPVIPEHAQA, translated from the coding sequence ATGTTCAAAATCGGAGATTTTTCTAGGCTCAGCCGAGTGTCCATCCGGACACTACGCCTCTACGACGAGATGGATTTGCTAAAACCAGTCTGTGTCGATCAATTTACTGGCTACCGTTACTACTCAGCAAGTCAACTAGCCCAACTCAATCGGATCGTTGCATTAAAGGATCTGGGGTTTTCCCTCAAACAGATCGCCAAATTGTTGGATGAAAAAATTCCACCGACTCAAATTCGGGGAATGCTGCGGCTAAAACAGGCAGAGCTTCAGCATCAGGTTGAGCTTGAACAGGCACGGTTGGCACGGGTAGAAGCCAGATTGAGCCAGATTGAGTACGAAGATTTTGTGTCTAAGTACGACATCGTGCTTAAAAAATCAGAATCGCAAACGGTCGCAGCGATGCGTGACATCCTTCCTACCTGTGACCGTATTGCGCAACTCCACAGTGAGTTGGAGAACTATCTGAGCGCTCAATCTATAACAATTGTTGGCTTTCCCCAAACCATTTGGCATGATGCTGAGTACCGTCGCCAGGACGTGGATGCTGAAGCAGTTGTGCCGATTAATCAATCTCTTACTACTACAGAAAGATTTAGAACCTATCAGCTACCAGAAATTGGGCAGATGGCTTGTGTAATCCATCACGGCAGTTACGATTCAATTTTTCAGGCGTTCAATGCGCTATCCCAATGGATTGAAGCAAATCACTTTCTGATTGTGGGACCAAATCGGGAAGTGTACCTGCATCCACAAGCATTGGAAGCCAAGGTTAGCCAAGTAGTCAGGACTGTCGTGAATAATAGGAGCGATTCAGTTGTTGAGGTTCAGTTTCCAGTTATTCCTGAACATGCACAGGCTTGA
- a CDS encoding FAD-dependent oxidoreductase encodes MITHTTSNSDLSEDSIVVDQRQTDCCIVGGGPAGVVLALLLVRQGVSVILLETHRDFDRDFRGDTIQPSTMEIMDELDLAERLLELPHTKTYQITLKTIRGEKVSFNFSGLKTRYPYITVMPQVKFLEFVVAEAQRYPNFQLLLGANVQALVEERDEIGGVRYRGQGGWHEIRSQVVIGADGRHSRVRELAGLEAIQTSAPMDVLWFRLPRLSEDGEGLNGRIGGGRMVAMLDRGDLWQIAYVFPKGTYQKIRAAGLETLRQNILEVLPEFKDRVQELQDWHQIAFLSVESSYVRKWYRPGLLLIGDAAHVMSPVGGVGINYAIQDAVVAANVLSQPFKEKHIQLSDLAAVQRQRAFPTRAIQTFQSFLQQRIVKTALDKNQAFTPPFFLRLPILRNIPPHLIALGLKPVHVQE; translated from the coding sequence ATGATAACTCACACCACTTCGAATTCTGACTTATCCGAAGATTCTATAGTTGTTGACCAGCGACAAACCGATTGTTGCATTGTGGGAGGGGGACCTGCGGGAGTAGTGCTTGCTTTGTTGCTAGTACGGCAAGGAGTTTCGGTCATTCTGCTGGAAACCCACCGCGATTTTGATCGGGACTTTCGGGGTGATACCATCCAACCTTCCACGATGGAAATTATGGATGAATTGGACTTGGCGGAACGGTTGCTGGAATTGCCTCATACGAAGACCTATCAAATTACCCTGAAAACGATCCGGGGAGAGAAAGTTAGCTTTAATTTTAGTGGGCTCAAAACTCGCTATCCCTACATCACCGTGATGCCCCAGGTGAAATTCCTGGAATTTGTTGTGGCAGAAGCTCAGCGCTATCCAAACTTCCAGCTTTTACTGGGGGCAAATGTACAGGCTTTGGTGGAGGAGCGGGATGAGATTGGAGGAGTGCGCTATCGGGGACAGGGAGGTTGGCACGAAATTCGATCGCAGGTTGTTATTGGAGCCGATGGTCGCCATTCTCGTGTTCGAGAACTGGCAGGTTTAGAAGCGATTCAAACTTCAGCTCCTATGGATGTTCTGTGGTTCAGACTTCCACGCCTATCAGAGGATGGCGAGGGGTTAAATGGACGAATTGGTGGAGGACGGATGGTGGCAATGCTGGATCGGGGCGATCTCTGGCAAATTGCTTACGTTTTCCCTAAGGGAACCTACCAGAAAATTCGGGCAGCGGGTCTAGAAACGCTGCGACAGAACATTTTGGAAGTGCTGCCAGAATTCAAGGATCGGGTTCAAGAACTCCAGGACTGGCACCAGATTGCCTTTCTTTCTGTTGAGTCTAGCTATGTGCGGAAGTGGTATCGTCCCGGATTGTTGCTGATTGGAGATGCTGCCCATGTTATGTCACCTGTAGGTGGAGTGGGCATCAATTATGCAATTCAAGATGCCGTGGTAGCAGCGAATGTGTTGAGCCAACCGTTTAAAGAAAAGCACATACAACTCAGCGATCTGGCAGCAGTGCAACGGCAAAGAGCTTTTCCCACACGTGCCATTCAAACCTTTCAGTCGTTCTTGCAACAACGGATTGTTAAAACCGCCTTAGATAAAAACCAAGCCTTCACTCCTCCCTTCTTCCTACGGTTGCCTATTCTTCGCAACATTCCGCCTCATCTAATTGCGCTTGGACTCAAGCCTGTGCATGTTCAGGAATAA